A DNA window from Corynebacterium ciconiae DSM 44920 contains the following coding sequences:
- a CDS encoding universal stress protein, whose protein sequence is MRCVVGYEATPQGLDALNLGIDLAQSLDAELNIVLVLRRRDAFSHEYPPTGDVQDILLNQGFRWLKEALALVPAGVRACARIYSGASTADGLTRAAEELDADLLCVGGASSSPLKRHKLGSVATDLLFGSPVPVALAPRGYVRHPLSRITCAVGTRPGSGSLVETGLVTARRAQVPLRLLALLGVNHDEARESFAQENAQRVLDDARVTLGITNRTVPVAIEMGKSSEINNAVDTVEWRDGDLLCVGSSRVEQSRSVFAGSITMRILKHLTVPMVIVPRGYRARPDSGEGAAHE, encoded by the coding sequence ATGCGATGCGTAGTTGGCTATGAGGCCACCCCGCAAGGCTTGGACGCATTGAACCTTGGTATCGACCTGGCCCAGTCCCTCGATGCCGAACTCAACATCGTGCTGGTGCTGCGTCGCCGCGATGCGTTCAGCCACGAGTACCCACCCACTGGCGATGTGCAGGACATCCTGCTCAACCAAGGCTTTCGTTGGCTAAAAGAAGCGCTCGCCTTGGTGCCCGCAGGGGTGCGCGCCTGCGCCCGGATCTACTCCGGGGCCAGTACCGCCGATGGGCTCACCCGTGCCGCCGAGGAACTCGATGCCGATCTGCTTTGCGTGGGCGGGGCATCCTCCAGCCCGCTGAAGCGGCACAAGCTGGGCAGTGTGGCCACCGACCTGCTCTTCGGTTCGCCGGTGCCGGTGGCCCTCGCTCCGCGCGGCTATGTTCGCCATCCTTTGAGCCGCATCACCTGCGCGGTGGGCACGCGGCCGGGATCGGGCAGTTTGGTAGAAACAGGGCTGGTGACCGCGCGTCGTGCCCAGGTGCCGCTGCGACTGTTGGCGCTGCTGGGGGTGAATCATGATGAGGCTCGCGAATCTTTCGCCCAAGAGAATGCTCAGCGCGTGCTTGACGATGCCCGAGTGACGCTTGGCATCACTAACCGCACCGTGCCGGTGGCGATCGAGATGGGCAAGAGCAGTGAGATCAACAATGCGGTGGATACCGTGGAGTGGCGCGACGGCGACCTGCTGTGTGTAGGCTCCTCCCGAGTGGAGCAGTCCCGCTCGGTGTTCGCCGGCTCCATCACGATGCGCATCCTCAAACACCTGACCGTGCCGATGGTGATCGTGCCACGTGGCTATCGAGCGCGACCAGACTCGGGGGAGGGGGCAGCGCATGAGTGA
- a CDS encoding APC family permease, whose product MSESTSLSASKGLNSGTVGIVSAAVIGISCIAPAYTLSGALGPTASEVGEHMPAVLLVGFVPMLLVAIGYRQLNESMPDSGTTFTWATRAFGPVIGWLGGWGLLAATILVLSNLAGIAVDFFYLLLSQVFRRPELAGLADNVVVNVLTCLVFIIIASAISYRGLDTTKTIQYVLVALQIGVLLLFSGMALYKAHNGQAFDATPFTWEWLNPFGVSSFSAFAAGIALSVFIYWGWDVVLTMSEETEGSTSTPGKAATATILVIVVVYQIIAISTLRYSGTGSGEFGLGNEAIQENIFAELAGPVMGPVAILMSIAVLGSSAASLQSTFIGPARTMLAMGFYGALPNRFAQVTPKYQSPGFATVVAAVVSFGFYAIMRVISEAVLWDTITALGMMVCFYYGVTAFACVWYFRRQSLKSWSTALTQCVAPLLGGTLLIIFFLQTSHDAMDPDYGSGSEIFGMGLVFVLGVTILVLGVLAMALTWWRNPAFFRSEGLKRGLPSDEMVTVDDALDLEPH is encoded by the coding sequence ATGAGTGAGTCCACATCCTTGTCCGCATCTAAGGGATTGAACTCGGGCACCGTGGGCATAGTCAGTGCCGCGGTGATCGGCATCTCCTGTATCGCCCCCGCCTATACCCTCTCTGGGGCACTGGGACCCACCGCCAGTGAGGTGGGCGAGCACATGCCGGCCGTGTTGTTGGTGGGTTTTGTGCCCATGCTGCTGGTGGCCATCGGTTATCGCCAGCTCAACGAGTCCATGCCGGATTCGGGCACCACCTTCACGTGGGCGACCCGCGCCTTCGGGCCCGTGATCGGCTGGCTGGGTGGTTGGGGCTTGTTGGCAGCCACCATTTTGGTGCTGTCGAACCTCGCGGGAATCGCGGTGGACTTCTTTTATCTGCTGCTGTCGCAGGTGTTTCGCCGCCCAGAACTCGCCGGGCTGGCCGATAACGTAGTGGTGAACGTGCTCACCTGTTTGGTGTTTATCATCATCGCCTCCGCGATTTCCTATCGCGGTTTGGATACCACCAAAACCATTCAATATGTGTTGGTGGCGCTGCAGATCGGTGTTCTGCTCCTTTTCTCCGGTATGGCCCTATACAAGGCCCACAATGGCCAGGCGTTTGATGCCACCCCCTTCACATGGGAATGGTTGAACCCCTTCGGAGTGTCTTCGTTTTCCGCCTTCGCCGCCGGTATCGCCCTGTCGGTGTTTATTTATTGGGGCTGGGATGTAGTACTCACAATGAGTGAGGAAACCGAAGGCTCCACCTCGACCCCAGGTAAAGCCGCAACCGCCACCATTTTGGTGATCGTGGTGGTGTATCAAATCATCGCGATTTCCACGTTGCGCTATTCAGGCACCGGCAGCGGGGAGTTCGGTTTGGGCAATGAGGCCATCCAGGAAAATATTTTCGCCGAACTAGCCGGTCCAGTTATGGGGCCGGTGGCGATCCTGATGTCTATTGCCGTGCTGGGATCCTCAGCAGCCTCGTTGCAATCGACGTTCATTGGGCCCGCTCGTACGATGCTGGCCATGGGGTTTTATGGCGCGCTGCCGAATCGCTTCGCGCAAGTCACTCCGAAGTACCAATCCCCAGGATTCGCCACGGTGGTAGCCGCGGTGGTGTCCTTCGGGTTCTACGCAATCATGCGGGTGATCAGCGAGGCTGTGCTGTGGGATACCATCACTGCCTTGGGCATGATGGTGTGCTTCTACTACGGAGTCACGGCATTTGCGTGCGTGTGGTATTTCCGCCGCCAGTCGCTCAAGAGCTGGTCCACGGCGTTGACTCAGTGCGTGGCGCCCTTGCTCGGTGGGACGCTGTTGATCATCTTCTTCCTACAGACCTCGCACGACGCCATGGATCCTGACTATGGTTCCGGTTCGGAGATTTTCGGCATGGGCCTGGTGTTCGTTCTCGGGGTAACAATCCTCGTGTTGGGTGTGCTGGCCATGGCGCTGACATGGTGGCGCAATCCCGCGTTCTTCCGGAGCGAAGGACTCAAGCGAGGGCTGCCGAGCGATGAGATGGTCACAGTCGATGATGCTCTCGATCTCGAGCCGCACTAG
- a CDS encoding aromatic amino acid transport family protein — protein MSELRRAVAETEHRITPLQGVALIFGTNIGAGILSLPYAGKNGGFLALLIALIIAGTLTTISMLYVAEVSLRTREPLQLSGLAEKYLGNLGRWLVFIAIIINGIGALIAYAAGSGRLLNNLTGISPTIGSLLFFLLGSVVMWKGLHATGIAEGAITTGMAVIIAVLCGWTFFGPGIELTNLWIMRPYYIVPIMNLAVFTFLAQYVVPELARGLAEDNPTSIPTAIVAGMCVTGFTLALVPFAALGLLGGEVTEVVTIAWGEKLGDVAYLLANVFALLAMLTSFLAIGFTTMRNVLDIAHWPEYGWQRSAAVGITVIPPLVISLAGFGGFVSALSYAGGFAGAIMSIIPVLLLNTARRRGDQPAAWQATWQAHPIIQGTIVVVYMAAFLFSIALLLHIVPEAWQ, from the coding sequence ATGAGCGAGCTACGCCGCGCCGTTGCAGAAACAGAACACCGCATCACCCCGCTGCAGGGAGTGGCGCTGATTTTTGGCACCAACATCGGTGCCGGCATCCTGTCTTTGCCCTATGCCGGCAAAAACGGCGGCTTCCTGGCGCTACTGATCGCACTGATCATTGCGGGCACCCTCACCACTATTTCCATGCTGTACGTGGCGGAGGTTTCGCTCCGTACCCGCGAACCTCTCCAGCTGTCTGGTCTGGCCGAGAAATACCTCGGCAACCTGGGACGCTGGCTGGTGTTTATCGCCATCATCATCAACGGCATCGGCGCTCTCATTGCCTACGCCGCCGGCTCGGGACGGCTCCTCAATAACCTCACCGGCATCTCCCCCACCATTGGCTCGCTCCTGTTTTTCCTACTGGGCTCAGTAGTGATGTGGAAGGGGTTGCACGCCACTGGCATCGCCGAAGGCGCAATCACCACCGGCATGGCCGTCATCATCGCGGTGCTCTGTGGCTGGACCTTCTTCGGACCTGGCATCGAACTGACGAACCTGTGGATCATGCGCCCCTACTACATCGTGCCGATCATGAACCTCGCGGTCTTTACCTTCCTCGCCCAATATGTGGTGCCTGAGCTGGCGCGCGGTCTCGCCGAGGACAATCCCACCTCCATCCCCACCGCCATCGTGGCAGGCATGTGCGTCACCGGCTTCACCCTGGCACTCGTGCCCTTCGCCGCGCTTGGGCTGCTCGGCGGCGAGGTCACCGAAGTAGTCACCATCGCGTGGGGCGAGAAGCTTGGCGACGTCGCCTACCTGCTCGCCAACGTCTTTGCCCTGCTCGCGATGCTTACCTCATTCCTCGCCATCGGCTTCACCACGATGCGTAACGTGCTCGATATCGCTCACTGGCCGGAATACGGGTGGCAGCGCAGCGCAGCAGTCGGCATCACCGTGATACCGCCGCTGGTGATTTCCCTGGCCGGCTTCGGCGGATTCGTCAGTGCCCTCAGCTACGCCGGCGGTTTCGCCGGCGCCATCATGTCCATCATCCCAGTCTTGCTCCTCAACACCGCCCGTCGGCGTGGGGACCAGCCCGCCGCATGGCAGGCCACCTGGCAGGCACATCCGATCATTCAAGGCACCATCGTGGTGGTCTACATGGCCGCGTTCCTCTTTAGCATCGCGTTGCTACTGCATATCGTGCCCGAGGCGTGGCAGTAG
- the gabT gene encoding 4-aminobutyrate--2-oxoglutarate transaminase, whose amino-acid sequence MHDFTYRLPQQRTVRTSLPGPRSSALSERREAVVARALSPGLPGFVVDADGGVLVDADGNSFIDFASGIAVTSVGASNKKVAKAVSESVTHFTHTSFMVSPYESYVAVCEKLAELTPGDHPKKSVLLNSGAEAVENAVKIARAHTGKNAVVVFDHGYHGRTNLTMAMTAKNKPYKTGFGPFAAEVYRAPMSYPLRDGLDGETAAARATKMMEQEIGTENLACVVIEPIQGEGGFIEPARGFLPALQAWCQENNVVFVADEIQAGFCRTGRWFACEEEQVVPDLVTMAKGIAGGLPLSAVTGRAEMMDAPVVGGLGGTYGGNPIACDAALAAISEMEEHDLAGRAREMEAIIREILEPLTELDTVAEVRGRGAMVALELVTAEGQPNGALTSEVAAACKQQGILILSCGLDGNVIRLLPSLVISEALLREGLDILATEIRSRS is encoded by the coding sequence ATGCACGATTTCACCTATCGTCTCCCCCAACAGCGCACCGTGCGCACGAGCCTGCCGGGGCCGCGTTCTTCGGCATTGAGTGAGCGTCGAGAAGCCGTGGTGGCCCGCGCCCTCTCTCCGGGACTGCCCGGCTTTGTGGTGGATGCCGATGGCGGCGTATTGGTCGACGCCGATGGCAACTCCTTCATCGATTTCGCCTCCGGTATCGCCGTCACCTCGGTGGGCGCCTCCAATAAGAAGGTGGCCAAGGCGGTCTCCGAGTCGGTTACTCACTTCACCCACACCAGCTTCATGGTCTCTCCCTACGAGTCCTATGTGGCCGTGTGTGAAAAGCTGGCCGAGCTCACACCCGGCGATCATCCGAAGAAGTCGGTGCTGCTCAACTCGGGCGCTGAAGCCGTGGAAAACGCCGTCAAGATCGCGCGCGCCCACACAGGTAAAAACGCCGTCGTTGTTTTTGATCACGGCTATCACGGCCGTACCAACCTCACCATGGCGATGACCGCCAAAAACAAGCCGTACAAGACCGGCTTCGGCCCCTTCGCCGCCGAGGTCTACCGCGCCCCGATGTCCTATCCGCTGCGCGATGGACTCGATGGCGAGACCGCCGCCGCCCGCGCCACCAAAATGATGGAACAGGAGATCGGAACCGAAAACCTCGCCTGCGTGGTGATCGAACCGATCCAAGGCGAGGGCGGATTCATCGAGCCCGCCCGTGGCTTCCTGCCCGCCCTGCAGGCCTGGTGCCAAGAAAACAACGTGGTGTTTGTGGCCGATGAGATCCAGGCCGGATTCTGCCGTACCGGCCGCTGGTTCGCTTGCGAAGAAGAGCAGGTGGTGCCGGATCTAGTGACCATGGCCAAGGGCATCGCCGGCGGCCTGCCGCTATCAGCTGTTACCGGACGTGCAGAGATGATGGACGCCCCGGTGGTGGGCGGTCTCGGCGGCACCTATGGCGGCAACCCCATCGCCTGCGACGCCGCCCTCGCCGCCATCAGCGAAATGGAAGAACACGATCTCGCCGGCCGCGCCCGCGAAATGGAGGCCATCATCCGCGAGATCCTCGAGCCCCTCACTGAGCTCGACACCGTGGCCGAGGTACGCGGCCGCGGCGCCATGGTGGCGCTTGAGCTCGTCACCGCCGAGGGCCAGCCCAATGGGGCGCTCACCAGCGAGGTGGCTGCAGCCTGCAAGCAGCAGGGCATCCTCATTCTCTCCTGCGGCTTGGACGGCAATGTAATCCGCCTGCTGCCCTCCCTCGTCATCAGCGAAGCATTGCTACGCGAGGGACTCGACATCCTCGCCACAGAAATCCGCTCCCGCTCCTAA
- a CDS encoding PucR family transcriptional regulator, translating into MANPVRAAEPAPSGADTSPLTTDWLLQRSNLELTALNGWSTQFLDIQTNELRTPADFIIANAIILTLGMSFTDNPAALEEYVDTLVKAGAVAIGFGTGYAFDTVPQPLLAAADRHRIPVFEVSPHIPFISVIHAVHQEHARRAAQGEQWQQRVQQQLNKDAVTGDVHRLLASAASSLQAAIAIADNDARVLVNVPFGGVDAGELLVADIEAGHHHSRAGRTGELVQLTQRLSEQGDRVNLMMVVRRSSFHTRERSVLQHCGGLADILLQRPSFLRAARSEMNSLALALLLGIDQEESSVAHAMHHAVDSQGRVRAVVVRADDPAALTAARNTLDKRLIAHSRALFSLQLEPDMQLFLFRGSRDDHDIVDHFGAEARDIAIAMGAAIRWNELTREHVAELSRRARAIATGEHVGPFNVKASWLHQPEVLRALHARGAETFDVLTAADERDGTEYARTLELYLRLGGHIGDTAAALGAHRHTVRSRLAHISEVCDVDLSDAVIRAELLFVAIARE; encoded by the coding sequence ATGGCGAATCCCGTGCGCGCGGCAGAGCCGGCCCCGTCCGGCGCTGACACCTCTCCGCTCACCACCGACTGGCTGCTCCAGCGCTCCAATCTGGAACTGACTGCCCTTAACGGGTGGAGCACCCAATTCCTCGACATCCAAACCAACGAGCTGCGCACCCCTGCGGACTTCATCATCGCCAACGCGATCATCCTCACCCTCGGGATGTCTTTTACCGACAATCCCGCGGCACTCGAGGAGTATGTGGACACCCTCGTGAAGGCAGGGGCGGTGGCCATCGGCTTCGGCACCGGCTATGCCTTCGACACCGTGCCGCAGCCGCTGCTCGCCGCGGCAGACCGCCACCGGATTCCCGTCTTCGAAGTGTCGCCCCATATCCCCTTCATCTCCGTCATCCACGCCGTGCACCAAGAGCACGCGCGCCGGGCGGCCCAAGGGGAGCAGTGGCAGCAACGCGTCCAACAGCAGTTAAATAAAGATGCTGTTACTGGTGATGTACACCGCCTGCTTGCCAGCGCCGCTTCCTCGCTACAGGCGGCGATCGCCATCGCCGATAATGATGCTCGCGTCCTGGTGAACGTGCCTTTTGGGGGAGTGGATGCCGGAGAGCTGCTGGTAGCCGATATCGAGGCCGGACACCACCACTCCCGTGCTGGTCGTACCGGAGAACTCGTGCAGCTTACCCAACGGCTATCCGAACAAGGCGATCGCGTGAACCTCATGATGGTGGTGCGGCGCTCAAGCTTCCACACTCGCGAGCGCAGTGTGCTCCAGCACTGCGGTGGTCTCGCCGATATTCTCCTGCAGCGCCCCTCCTTCTTGCGCGCCGCCCGCTCTGAGATGAACTCCCTCGCCCTCGCCCTGCTTCTAGGCATCGACCAGGAAGAGTCCTCGGTGGCGCACGCGATGCATCATGCCGTGGACTCCCAGGGGCGGGTGCGTGCCGTGGTGGTGCGGGCCGATGATCCCGCGGCTCTGACGGCGGCGCGTAATACGCTCGATAAGCGATTGATCGCCCATTCCCGAGCGCTGTTCAGCCTGCAATTGGAACCTGACATGCAGCTTTTTCTCTTCCGCGGCTCGCGGGATGATCACGACATCGTGGACCACTTTGGGGCCGAGGCTCGAGACATAGCGATCGCCATGGGCGCGGCGATTCGATGGAACGAACTCACTCGCGAGCACGTGGCAGAACTCTCGCGCCGGGCCCGCGCGATTGCCACCGGGGAACACGTGGGGCCCTTTAATGTCAAAGCCTCGTGGCTGCATCAGCCTGAGGTGTTGCGGGCGCTGCACGCTCGGGGTGCGGAAACCTTCGATGTGCTCACCGCAGCCGACGAGCGCGACGGAACTGAATACGCCCGCACCTTGGAGCTGTATCTACGTCTTGGCGGCCACATCGGCGATACTGCGGCGGCGTTAGGGGCACACCGCCATACCGTGCGCAGCCGACTCGCGCATATCAGTGAGGTGTGCGATGTGGACCTCTCCGACGCGGTCATCAGGGCCGAGCTGCTCTTTGTGGCCATTGCGCGGGAATAG